The sequence TACATTTATGAGACTCATGAATCAGATTTTACAACCATTTCTAAGCAGGTTTGTCATTGTGTACTTTGAAGACATATTAATTTTCAGCAGAAGTGCAAAAGAGCATATCAATCATCTTTCTCAGGTGTTCAAATTTTTGTATGACAATTcattgtttgtgaacttgaagAAATCCATATTTATGTCAGCTGAAGTTACTTTCTTGGGATATGTTATCTTCTCCAAAGGCATTCACGtggatccttctaaagttcaagctaTTATGGATTGGCCTGTTCCTAATTCTATAAAAGAGGTTAGaatttttcatggtttggcttcttttTATAGACGTTTTGTACGAAATTTCAGCACCATTGCTGCACCTCTTActgattgtttgaagaaggaaaagTTCATATGGACTGAAGAAGCTGATAAAAGTTTCAATGCTTTTAAAGAAAAACTATGTTCAGCTCCTATCCTTGTACTGCCTGACTTTTCCAAGCCTTTTCAAGTTGATTGCGATGCTTCTATTATTGGAATTGGAGCAGTTTTATCTCAGGAAGGACATCCAGTTGCTTACCATAGTGAAAAGAATTATGATACTCAAAAAAAGTGGTTTACATATGAACTGGAATTGCTTGCTCTTGTACGAGCTCGTAAACAGTGGCATACTCATTTGGTTCATCAAGAATTTGTGATTAATACTGATAATCATGCTTTGAAATATCTCCAGACTTCATCTAAGGTTAACCGTATGCATGATAGGTGGTTATCCACAATTAATAAGTACACTTTTCTGTCAAATATAAAAGTGGAAAGCTTAATCAAGTTGCAGATGCTTTGAGTCGACGACGACATCTTTTGGCAACCATTCGAAATGAgagtttttcttttgattatatcaaagagatttatgctGAGGATGATGACTTTAAGTCACTTTGGGAACAATGCAGTTCTTTGGTGCATGGAGTTGATGACTTTCTCATTCAAGATGGCTTCTTATTTAAAGGTAATCGTCTTTGCATTCCTAATGGCTCTTTACGCCTTCATTTAATACGTGAACTGCATGGCAGTGGACTTGGTGGCCATTTTGGCAGAGATAAAACTATTGCACTTGTAGAGGAACGCTATTACTGGCCTTCACTTAAGCGTGTCGTACAAAAATACGTTATGAAATGCATGGTTTGCCAACAAGCACCAGACTTTACACTCCTTTACCAATTCCAGAAGCTCCATGGGTGGACATTAGCATGGACTTCATTCTTGGTTTACCTAGAACAACTAGAAGTAATGATTCAGTGATGGTTGTTGTGGATAGATACTCCAAGATGGCTCGTTTTATAGCCTGCAAAAATACTACAGATGCTTCAAATGTTGCATCTTTATTTTTCAGAGAGATAGTTCGATTGCATGGCATTCCTAAGTCTATTACTTCTGATAGAGATACTAAATTTCTGAACTATTTCTGGAAGACATTATGGATGCGTTTGGGAATTAGTTTACAGTTCAGCACTACTTCACATCCTCAAACCGATGGGAAGACTGAAGTTGTCAATCATTCTTTGGGTAATTTGATTCGAGCTAAAAGCATTGACAACAACAAACAGTGGGATATTTTGCTACCTCACATGGAGTTTGCATTCAACACTTCAGTAAACAGATCTACAGGTAAAACTCCATTTGAAATTGTTTATTCAAAAGTGCCTAATCATGTATTAGACTTGGTTGTACTTCCTAAGTTACATAAATCCAATGTCAAAGCTGATAATCTGTTGGAACAAGCTTCTCAACTACATCATGAAGTAAAAACAAAACTTGAGGAGTCTAATGCTAAATACAATGATGCTACAGATAAgcataaaagattcaaaaaacTTCAAGAGGGAGAGCTGGTAATGATTCATCTACGCAAGGAACGATTTCCAGTTGGTACTTATAACAAGACTAAGATGAATAAGTACGGCCCTTTCAAAATCATGAAGAAAAACAGTGACAATGCATATGTCATTGATCTACCCAAGGAATGGAACATTTCTAATGTGTtcaatgttcaagagattttcaCCTTTCATGGTGATAATGACTTGTTATTTGTTTCAGACAACTCAGAGACAAGTTTTTCTCAAGAAgggggactgatgtaggacatctacctGTTTTCAGTGTATCAACTGTCCCAGTTGATCCAATTGTCTCGTATCAACAATGACAGTTGATCCCTTTACGATGTATCAACTGTCACAGTTGACTCTTTGGTGTCTCGTATCAACAATGACAGTTGATCCCTTTACGCTGTATCAACTATCACAGTTGACTCTTTGGTTTACTTATTTTTCAAGTCTAGGacttcttcttttagagtttccttatttCTTCTTTCAGAGTTTTACTATTTTTAGGTTCTTGTCAAGCCTATATAAACAGGCTTATTAAGTTTTTGTAAGAcacattattattatcaattattATCAAAACAACTCTTTAGGAGTAAACCTATCTTTCTCATCTTTTAAACTCTATTCTTTTGGTTCTCATCATTTTCGTCCTTTCTCAACACCTGCAATCTTCGTATTGCCTTCTTCCCTTACACGTACTACACTATTTTCCCTTTTAACAAAGTTTTTATCAGAATTCACCAAATATTATCGCACTAGGTCTATTCAGTTATGAGTATGTGTCCGTGTCCCATATACTCATCCTTGCCGGACCGCGAATAAGTGGCGCCCAGGTAACATCACACAAGACAACTTTCGCGCCagaaaaaagaagaggaagaaaagcaGAATCGAATTCGAttctcatttgatcaatattgcTGAAGATCCGATTCCCTCATCTTGTTTCCCCACTCACGATTCACGGTCGTAAACTGGTAAGCACAATAAAAGAACACGATTTAGACATTAAAAGAGGTAAGAAAAATgttgttttcttaatctcttcgCCCAGATATTTATTACTTTTGATTAGATCTACATCAGTTATCACAAATTTGCAATTATGTTGAACACTGATTGTTCGTCTCGTACGGATCTTCGTCAACTACGGATAATTCGTACGTCCAGTTACTATTTATTTCTTTGCATATACATAGATTCGTTGCTAATAATTGGAGTTCTGGATCTTTCTTCAATAGAGTAATTTGAGTTTGGTGGGCTGAGGCCTGAGTGTATATCATTCAGTATCACGATGCAGCTGTTGAATCTTACAGTAAAAGAAGGCATTTAATTTTGTGTTCGCCATTATGAAATTTACAGTATGATATGTTAACGAGACAGATTGCATTTTCTAGGCCATATACAAATCATAGTGCATCACAGTGTTGTGAAATGTGCACAGAAAATTGTCTGATTTTCAACATTTGAGGTCGTTAAAAGTCTTATATCTAGATATCATGGTTTTCACTGCCTCCACCAGGGGTCTAGGCCAAACTGGCTCTTCAGACCTTTTTGAGGAACAAGGAAAGTACAGTGAAGAAAGTCTTAAGATGACATGAGACCTCACTTCAGTTTATAGCAAAGGCACTGAAATTTAGCAACATTTTGTTTCACTATTGAATTGGGTATATTTTAACTTTAGTATCTGGCTGGAAAACATATCAGGACTTGTCAACCTAGGAAACAAATCGAAAAACAAAACGAAACAAGGTACATAACAGGACTTGTGAATGTTAGAATTTTGAAATCCACATTTCTTACAATGTGGAACTTTTTGTTTGTTTGGGTGTGAACAAACTACTGAGTTATTACACTTAATCTTTcatggatgattttgtttctgaACATTGTTGTCTGGAGTTTTTTATTTTTCCAGATTAGAATGGTGTATTGACATGCTGCTTGGCTACTCGTAGGTGTACCTGGGGATGAGAGATGCTTGTTTCGGTCAATTGTGCATGGCGCATGCTTTAAAGCTGGAAAGCCATCTCCAAGTGAGAACCTTCAAAAAGAGCTTGCTGATGAGCTCCGAGCGAAGGTATGTGTTTCCTGTTTGGACCAGGAGAGAGTGCGACAAAGAGAGTTTTGGCTAAAATAGCCCACGACTATGATAGATTCTTATTTCTTAATCAAATTGGTTGATTTAGCTTAGTTTTTTCTGTAAGATTCTTGACATAGTCCCCTACGCTGAGTGAAATTCTTGTTCAGTTCACCTTATTGAATGATTACATTTTTCAAAAGCCTTTTATGAGCTAGCATTCCTGTTTAGTATTAGTGTTGCCTTTATCTATCTATATTGAACACATCTCCTCTTGTCAAGATCTTTTCTACGATGAGTTGCGCTTGTTTTTAACAGGTCGTCAATGAGTTTATCAAGAGGCGTGGGGACACTGAATGGTTAGCAGGTTTCTTTGTTGAATTTGCAGTTTCACTGTTCTCAACAGTTAAATCTAGTTAAAAATCTCAAGTAATTCTCTGTTACTTGCAGGTTTCTTGAAGTTGATTTTGACATATACGCAATGCAGATGATACAATCTCACATTTGGGGAGGAGAACCTGAGCTGATCATGTCTTCGCATGTCCTGCAGTACGTACATTGTAGATTTCATTTTCCCTCGGTATCACCTGCTAATTGGTTTATAATTTCCAGGAGTAGAACTGATTATATCATACCCCATAAATAACTAACTTATAATGCCTGCTGGAACAAACATGGATAGTAGTCACAGTTGAACCATCTGtttaaaagttcataaaaatactATTTGCAGGATGCCTGTCTCGGTCTATCTGAGGGATAAGAAGATTGGGAATCTAAAAGTTATAGCAGAATATGGCCAAGAATATGGAAAGGAAAATCCTATAAGTATACTCTATGATGGATATGGACACTACGACGCTTTGTGGTAATGTTTCCTGTTCCGAAGCGCATGGCTTGTATTTCGCTGATCATTTGTCAGTCTGAGTAACAATAAGTGTGTGCTCTGACGCATATTGAATATCACTTGGACCTTAACAAAGTACGTTTGCCTGATATTTTTGGTTGGTGCAGCAAAAGATGAAGCACTGGGTGGTGATTTCACACCAAACACTGTCATCACTTAAACATGTCTATTGCATCATGTCACTGCCTTTTCAGGAAGTGTTTCGGAGAAACAGATTTGGTTATTAGGTAGTGTGGTTGTCAGAGGTATTGTCACATAGCATACTTTGTAGTTAATTTGTGCCAACTTTTAACTTCTATGACCAGATGGATGAACTTATGCAAATGCAATTAACGTGCACCCATTTAGCACACTGTAACTTCAAATTTTGGTTCTTCAGAGGTTTTTGTTTGTTTCATGGAAGACACAAATAATATTGGCACTTAGTGAAACTAACTTCACTTGCCACATGTAATTCTAACATAACATGTAACGAAGTCTTGCagcatctctttttttttcttagagagagagagagagtgctAGAGAGAAGAAAGACACGCATAGAAATGGTGAGAGAAGAAGCATTGGTAGTTTGCAGTGATAAGAGTTTGGGTGCAGGGATTACAATATGGGACATGGAAAGTGGggatcatcttcttcacataccAACTTGTGCTTCGCCTAGTCATGGATTTCTCTGCTTGAGGAATCAATTTCTTGTT comes from Papaver somniferum cultivar HN1 chromosome 7, ASM357369v1, whole genome shotgun sequence and encodes:
- the LOC113298095 gene encoding OTU domain-containing protein At3g57810-like isoform X2 is translated as MLNTDCSSRTDLRQLRIIRVPGDERCLFRSIVHGACFKAGKPSPSENLQKELADELRAKVVNEFIKRRGDTEWFLEVDFDIYAMQMIQSHIWGGEPELIMSSHVLQMPVSVYLRDKKIGNLKVIAEYGQEYGKENPISILYDGYGHYDALCKR
- the LOC113298095 gene encoding OTU domain-containing protein At3g57810-like isoform X1, encoding MLNTDCSSRTDLRQLRIIRLVNLGNKSKNKTKQGVPGDERCLFRSIVHGACFKAGKPSPSENLQKELADELRAKVVNEFIKRRGDTEWFLEVDFDIYAMQMIQSHIWGGEPELIMSSHVLQMPVSVYLRDKKIGNLKVIAEYGQEYGKENPISILYDGYGHYDALCKR